The Conger conger chromosome 11, fConCon1.1, whole genome shotgun sequence genome includes the window CTTAAGGTTCTATTGGTGTGTATACTCTGGGGGTAAACAAATTAATGGAACAAGATCAGATCCACCAGCATATACATCTCCCATATCCTAAACACAATCTTCCTTGAACAAACTAAAATCAACCCATACCGGATTAAGGTCAAGGTATGTTTCGTGGTCCTCTTTGTTTGGTGACAGTCCTTCAAAGGCATTTATATATTTCGAGTCTGCCTGGTAGAAATGTGGAAAGGACACTACAATAGGAGCACCTGCATTCAAAAAAAGAGATTAAGAAACATAAATTTAAGGGAGATTGATCAGATGCTTACATGTTACAACTGCATCTCCAACTTAAACTGTATGTGTCCTCTGACAAAGGTAATTTGatagaaagaaacagaaagcaaCAGTAAGCAGGTAGCCCAAATTTGAAGGTATTCATACCTACTGGCATACAAGTgtctaaattaatttaaaccTGCATCAAAACATGTAGTGCATGCAAACTGCACTGAACCATAATTCTTTACAAATATGCTGGAGTCACATGACTTCATAGGGCCTTATCCTGTTTTATCCTGTTTGTCAAGATAACACTAATGGACACACGTGGCAGCATGATGATCAGTAGATGTGTTCAGTCAGTGTTGCTCCTTTCCATTGTCATGAAGTAAGttaagtgtaaaaaaaacactaatATTTTAAAGATGCGTTTTCCTGCAATAATTTAATGTGTTTCGTTTCGTATATACCACTTAATGAAAGTGAATATGAAAAAGTGTTAATTTCTGACCTACACTGAAAATTAGCACCGTTGGACCAGAGGAGACCAAGATGattaatttacaaataaaagaCTGCTGGACATGGGCAAAGCTGTTTATTGAGGtttattgaaaaaatatgaCTGGGGAGGCTAGTTCAGCTCAGCTTCTGTGGGTcaagtgagtgcatgtgtgtgtgtgtgtcttgggtTCTCTTATCAAGTTCAATTAAATATTAACCGGCTACAGAGAAGATGTGCAGTGTCAGAATTCACAGTTAGGTGTGCGATGTTGTGGAGGGCAGGAGGCCTTAAAGTGCGTGAATCTTTACCTTGTCGGCATACGCTGACCTTGAGGACCCCAGTGCTGAGACATTGCCCCGCTGGCACACAGAACCCCGCATTCGCAGGGTTGTCCTCGGGACTGGCCAACACATCCTTTGGGGGTGCAAATCGATAAGCAGGGATCCCCTTCACCTCAACATCCGCCTCAAAGCCCAGATGGATCGATCTAGAGAGTGACAGGAAACATAATTACACCTCtgccaaacaaacacattcactacaatgcatatacagtgggctgcagaaatattggcacccctgactggcaatgcacaaaaaaaacacttaaaaaatataaacaatacaATTAAGAAACTCAAAGCGCAAAATCCtgtactttttttaatgtttgagtggaaccaaacaaaatcaatagatttcaccaaaatcaaggttcccaAATTACTGGCACctctggtttagtacttggtgtatccacctctggcaaggctaagagcatggagtcttttcctgcaATGCTAGACAAGGGTAAGGAATGCACTTGgggggattttggaccattacTCATTACTCGATCCTAGCATGATCCTTCACAATCTTGGGTTATCAACTGCCCTCGTCAGGTCAGCCCGCAGGCtttcaattggattgaggtccggCGCCTGATacggccattgcagaacattttgTTGACACAAAACCAGGTGTGgactttgaggtatgctttgggtcattgtcttgcatAGTCCTGTAAGCTCCAACTAgggccaagtctcagccttgtggcagaggcaaccagatagtcagccaaaattgcctgatacttggtggaatcaATTATGGCATTGATCTTAGCCAGTGggctgacccaccaccatatttcaccatgGGTATGAGATGTTTCTCTTTTATGCATCGATGTTACAATGCAAAACATGTTGATGTATCTGTATCTGGCCGAAAAATTCGATTTTGCCCTCACGTGACCACAACACCTTTGTCcaattataatataaataagcAAATGTGGATGCACCAAGCACTAAGTACTAaaccaataattatgaaaccttaATTTTGGTGAAATGCATATTATTAAACTCATGCATTTTGGTCGCTTCCATTGAAACACTAATAAAGTACATTATTTTTCCACATGTTGGCATTGAGTTCCTCAACaattgtattgtttattttatttaaacaaataataaatatctgGATATAGTACTTTAAAATTAGGCCTTAGAAACACTACTGGTGTGGGTCGTTCTCCATGGCCttaaagagaaagaaatactTCCCAACAAGAAAGGACAAGACAGGACGGAGGCATGGCACAAGAGGTGTTCAAAGGTCAAATTCACAGCACAGGAATGCAGAGCCTGCACTCCATGCGTCCCAGTGAGAGAAGAGATTATAAATAATGGGTTAAGGGGGAACTCTATCTCGACAGGCTGCCCTTATATCTGGAGCAGGGTGTAACTGTAGCGGTAGGGAGAAAGGAGACCACAGGGCTGCATTTGTGCTGCAAATGCACTGCTAGGGAAAGTAGAGTTTTGGCACAATTCTAGATACTGTATTATGATTTGTGGGACGCAGATGAGCAAGTGATTAATAATGAGGatctttcagtttttcattttgagcCACTCCAACAAAGCAGCATTTCTACTCATCATCTAAGGGATGAGAGTTGGGTGGCAGTTGCTTAAAGGAGCACTGCCagacttttttcagttgagcttatttggattaaatgcttaaataatGCGTGtaagcctttttaaaatcaccgtcagtgtagccgtttcctaaatacggggcaaaacttctcaaaacactGAACgcgtttggcttgaatctctagcctgtgtttcccagaaggtaacgagcgctcaaactccacccttgaacgcagagactggcTTATGGACAgtcacccatccaggcgatcacatgaaaCTCCCGAAAATACAGTgacgttagcatacaaatatcacagaacctaccttggctagcctgagcaatATAACGGACTGCTCTGACTTCGCCTAGTTTTTCAAACAATATCAGAATtggcagcttttttttttttcttcttcttttttttcctttaagcAGACTAGAGGGAACTGTCTAATGGACACAAACAGGATTTCAAGAAGTTGGCTGGCAGACATACGACAAAATGAACCAAGATGACAATTTAACTGGAATATCAGGGAATGTAGAGCAGGAGTCAACAGAGCTGCGACCGTCTCAGTTTTCTTCAAAGACAAAGGATTCCTCTGAGAACGGCTGGTAAAAGTGCGTGGAGGAGGATTCAAAACTCTGTCAAAAAACCCCCTGGCCTGCCTGCAGTGTAAGGCTTTACCTGCAGAGGTCTGCTGCAAAGATGTACAGCAGCTCATTCTTAGACAGCAGAGGGTGAAACGCGCTGCCATCCGTCCCATTGATCATGTTGCTCTGGTTGGATGACCACCATGTCATTTTACTATAACAGGGAAAGAAAATACACaacaatgacattttaataatgttttaGCCTTTATGTTGCATCCTGAGCTGACCAGAAGAGgatcaggtttttgtttttttaatactgaCAATTATTTAGaattaaaatgtacagaatATTGAGGATCTACATGTTAACATTATATAACTTGcacaacagtaacacaaatgtgCTTTTTCCCCAGATCAAGTTTTTCcgaagagaaaaatatattcttATTTTGATCTTAAAAAGGTTACCTTATTTGATCACCCCTGTATTTAAAGGTCAGCCCAGGATTTAAAACCCAGTTACAGTTCAGACCGAGGATTTTCAGGCATATATTCTTGTTGCTTTTTAAGACGGGCACATGAAGCCATGTTTAATGTTCTGACCAGGGTTAAAGACCCATTTCCTGTGGACTTTACTCTGTTTGCACCAACTCAGCCAGATTCACAAATCGAGCAAAGCAAAGTAAAGTTTAACAGTCACATTCTTCAAAAACCCTTATTTGGGATCAAAcggcaatgaaaataaaaattcacaCCCAAACCCTTCGAATTAACCTAGAAGAGGTGGATATTAGGGCAATGTACAGGAAGTATGATCAGTCGATGGTCCTACATTGTCACCAACATTCCATTATCGCTCGACTTTGATATTGAACCCTGTCGCccataaaatgaataaacaggTAACCGATAAGAGCACATCGCTGAATTGGAGTCATTAATGCTTTGTAGACTGCCCAATCGgcagcatacagacacaaaaacattgtAATTGTGTTAATCAAACTCTGAACAAGTGTGCTCTTTTTATCCAATATCCTTAGATTATCTTTAGTTGATGACTGTAGACTTAGTTAATTACAGGAGACTGTTCTATCATAATATTGTCATGACACGGGAGCCAGTGTTGGAGTGAAAGTTCAATGCAattcatgtctttgtgaaatggcACAATGATGTTTGCGACAATGACATATAGTCATTGTGACTGGCTGTGAAATGTGATAATCACCAGTGGCAATGCTCATACATCGGTGAACGGTAAACTGGCTTTAAACCGAAATAATAAGTAAGGATAAGAATGACATGCCAGGGCTCAAGATGCTGAGTAAAACGATCACCAATGTGACACACAAAAGGCAAGAAATTCCGTTGACGTCTATGGGGTGTAGACTTCGGGCAGTCAATCATTGCAAAGGACTTTCAAGAAAATCTTGAATGATGacgactttatttcagtttggatTAATTTGACCAGTTACTTCTGGCTCCCTAAAATTGGTGGGActaattacagcccttttcataCATGGCCCCcttcccccaattttaggggacaaaTCATGAAGTCATCATATTctatatttttttgcaaatcctttgcaatcaatgcCTGCCTGAAGTCCACCcgatagacatcaccagatgccgGATATCTTCCCAATATCAATGTAAaaggcctcaaattaaagcagaaAGTCAGCACATTAACCACCAATATTATTTTAGCGTTTCTTCGCAGGcaaacagcaaaaacaacaaaagctgCGTCACGgtccaacaacaacagcagcacccTGCCTCTTGGCGAATCAGTCCCCCTGATCAGAATGAGGAGAGGCCAAGTGGAGGTGAGGGAGAATAAGGAGGAGTAGAGGACCACCCAAGCATTAGATATTACCAGATGGTAACAGAACATAGTGCTGCTATATCTGGAGAACTAAAGTAACCAAGGAATGATGAAATCCTTGAAAACTATTTCCATCATTAGATAAaccagagagaagagagaacagAGACTAAAAAGCTTTTTAGTTCCACTGTGCaagcacattttcaaatgcaagcCATCAGGAGCTCATGACAGCAGTGGACATTTTACTACCTTAAGCCATTCCATGTGTCGATTCTGCCATAGTCCATATAGTCCTGCTCGccggtgagaaaaacaaattcTCCTTCATCGGTTCCATTTTTCTGGAAAGGAGATTAAAAACATGAATGGAACAAGTTCTAAACTGTGAAATGTAATAACTTTGCCTCCATTAAAGTCAATATTTGAcaatagcagtcattttgttaGTAACAAATAAGTAGCAAGCTGCTGTCTCaatgtatataataaataatgtacaCACATTATTGGGAGTGGTGGGAATTAATTTCATCTAACCTTGTTATAACCAGTGAAGGATTGCTCATATAACACTCCTCTCAACCCTATTATAGCCAGTGAAAGATTCCCATCATCCTTTTGCTTATGAACATCTTCATTCATCTTTTTACTACATATTAATCTAAAAACTATgctttaagtgaaatgtttgcatttgctaaaGGACAGGAGCATAAACTGATCTGCCCTAACACCAACAATACAGCCAACTCTCCATCGAGGTGCATCAGCACAGACCTTTCAACTGCTACAGTCTTGCAtgtctactgtactgtatcaaACAACATGCACTTCCCACTGGGCAGATTGAGATAAGGTTTGAATCTTAACAAAGAGCCCAATTCAAACTCTTCAGAGTACTGACAAGCACATAAATATTCTCTGCACTGTCAATAATTAAGACTGATGTTAACAGGGTTAAAGGTATTCATTCCCTGAACGGTAATGACAACAACAGCCTTTGTGCTCAAAGAAATTACTTGGCATTTCTGAACAGTTTATAAACAGTATGTCCTCTTAGAGGAATAGCCTACTCAATTGCAGACACACCTCAGAACAGTTCTTTAATTCATCTGCAGAACTACAATTCATAGAAGAACACCCTCCACCAAAAACTTCTGTTGACTTCAAAGAACAATGACACCATTTCACCCACCAGGATGAGGAAACCCTAAATCACTTGCCAAGGTCATACCTTGTACATGAGACCAAAGTACGCATCGACATCAGGCTTCAGGCGATGGATACGGGAGAGCAGTGGGTCTTCGAAACCCCACAAAACCTCTTGAACGGTGCGAGTCATGAACAAATCTACGCCGATGGAGTTCATCCACATTGACACAAATGTGCTCAAAAGGAATGAGTAGGACTGCATCTGGTCCATCACTGCCTAAAAGAAAATGGGGGCGGTGAAGAGGGGTTAGCGGGATGCATTTTAATTCATCTGGCTCCTATTACAGTCCGTTTCCATGAAGTAAACCGCAACACTGCAAAGACACAGTTATAAAAATAAGGTTTGTACTGGTTTGTATCACAATGCCTTTCCTCAAAGAAAGTATAATCATTTTGAGAAGTGGCTCATTTGTAGGAAAACAGTCCAAATGGGTCTCACCTTAAGTTAAGTTTTTCATTATCATGAGTATGCTTGCTGCTTAGCCATTCTGCTGAAACCCTAACAGACTTGTATTCATTTTACTTAAGCACTGAAAAGTGCATGTCCACCAAAAATATGCCCAAATGTTAAGAACTGAATGCCATCTGTCCTTAAGGTGCAACAAGGTCTCAACAAAAACAGGAGCAATATGCAGAGCCAATAAAAGTGTGTGATAAAATGCCCCCTCTGTACTGCTGGAACAGGTCTATGGAGAAACCCAGGGATGGGCTTGGCCTGTCCAAGAAGCCTTTGTGCTTCTGAACTAATGAGCCTTTAAATCAGGCAATAACACACTGAAGTGAGCCTTGCAGCGCCTGGCAAGCTCTTTAGCCTGCACTTTCCCCAAAAGCAGACTGCACTCACCACTACAGGGATGTTGATGGTTCGAATGAGGTCCACCTCTGGATCCCCCACCGACATCTCTGGCTGGAAAACGAAACTTTTGGGATTTAAGGCCGAGAGCTTCGTCCCATTCTCCAAAAAGGTCACATTCTCCCTGGGCCTATATTCTCTGGTGAAGGAAAAGGGAAGAAAGGGTTTGGAGTTCACACAAGGGTACCACATTCAGAAACGTGGGAAGCTAAAACAGTCACACAAAGGGACAATTCATATTACAGTACAGATCAGCACATCTTGTTCCTCTTCTCATGGTATAACAAGCACCCAAATTTGGAATAACACTTGAATGAATGATGCAGATGCAAGTTGACTACCTTTGACCTTTATAATTGCTTTCTAAATGAGATATCAATTTGAGAGGACAAGTCATCATTGCTGTATTCGCCTGAAACTGCACACAATGCGCTATTTGGTTCAATAGATCATGTCACCATCTTGTAACTGTTAACAATATAATCCGGAATATAATCTGAAAATGTGGTAAACCTGAAGGTCGTATGACACATTGGGTCAGGTTTGCATACATAAAACCTTAAACAGCAGAAAATGTATCCTGACAAGTGTGTTTGCAGTCAGCCTAAAGAACAGGGATTGGCATACAGTTCAGTTTGCCACTGGCCCTCCAATCCTTCTTCTGAGCAGTGTTAGTCATGACAAATTTAAAATTGGTTTCAGTCACTTATTGGTTTTAGTCTAGATTTTGTTGACAAAAGGTACGTTAagcaaacaaaaatgaacaatCTTCACCAAATACTAACTTTATTTCAGTGTTCATTTCTTCCATGAAACATCACACCTTATACTCAGTACGTAAAGAGACTTCATGTACCATTGAAAGGCACGTGCACAAATCTATATCAACatggagaaaataaatgtttttggaagtCTTCTCAGATAGGCCGAATACTTCTTTTTAAATCATTGACCACATATCTATAAATCCCAtctcaaatacacaaacaatgtacagtaaaaCAATCTGTCCATTCTCTCAATACTACTGGCAATGACCAGTTTTCAGTCCTTTCTGTCAAAACAATTAACAAACAGAGATATTTATTTCACAGAGTAGCCATAACAAGCAGTTGTCCTGAATGTTTTGGTTCTGAAATGCATAAACCGATCAGctgcaacattaaaaccaccttaAACCagttcatgattaaaaatgctataTTAACAAATATTTGGGTATACAAAGGCgctttggctgacgcttttttgGATATCAGCCAAATGACGTGTAATGTCATGCAAAGTCTCAGGTTTCAGTACCCAACCCTGGCAACCGGATGTGGAACAAGTCTCAACTGCTAAATGAGAGgctattcatttacatttattcaaaataatatcAACACCTACCATGAGTTTACACTGAAGCACAGCCCTGCCTTTAGCAAGCAGaagtgcaaacatacacacctgAAACAATGTACATAAAAGTTGACTCGGCTTTATAGTTGGCTTATTACTTCACCCAGGCCATACCAGAAAGACCCAGTGTGTTACTTCCTACACTGTTTCACATCCTGAAATGCGAATAGGCTTGAGTTAATCTCCGCTGGGACTGATCACGTGCGATGGTTACACTACCTGTAAGTGTAAGGGCCAATCTGAGTGAGAGCCGCCTTGCCACCTGCTAGGAAGACCTCTGGATTGGTGACGTTGAAGAAGAAGTACTGCATGTAGACGGGAACGGGGGGGTCCTTCCATGAGTCAAACACCCGACTGCCCTCCGTCAGGGTCATCTCCTGGgggaagaaaatacaaaataaaaatgttgaggCCAAATGTGAGATTAATTGTTCAAGGCCTACCCTGTTGGATTAAGATTTGCACTGCATGTAGGAACGCACCGATATTACATTTTCCAGCCGATACCGATGTCCAATTTTGGAAACGTTTCTGCTTCCATAAGTTTTATGTTCAACGGtttaaaattgccattttttccatttgtttgaattttttttatttgtttatttgccattctaaaaaacacaattttaattGTACACCACTTTAAAGTAATATGACAAAGATAAGCATTTATATTTGATGACATTgttcacattcattcatttcaggcCCAGTGGTACACACCAAAAAACCTGTTGCTGCATTTGTTGGTGGTTTAAAGCTACAATTTTTTAGTATAGCCTCTAAGACAACCTGAAAGCAAGATATCCAGACTGGTGATGATGAttggtcacagacatcaggaagtcatggcatgcaatggatatgcatccacatacaaaacatgactctcttatttgacattatgttaactTTGAAATGAGGGGCTACATATAAAATGTGCTGCACTTTGACCAGGTGAATTGTTTGAAGTTGATTGTGGAATCAATCAGGAAAGGGCAAGGTGTGTGCAAAGTTTTCACTGGTACTGTATGCATGAACATATACCTATGCATCAACAATCCCCGCAAGTTGCATCCTAATAGGGATTTTGACCCATTGTGGCCATTTAGTAAAACCCATGTAGATAACTGCAACATTATAAACTGGTTTTACATCTGAAAAGCAATCACAGTCCTTAggtaaatctggcccttaatGTTAAAAGGGTGCTTTTAATCCAGGAGAGGGCCCACACCAGATGAACCAGTTATTAAGATTAACAATAAATCAGTTAAGCAGGTGACAGAAGTAAAATacctataaaataaaatacaataaatattgtATCGGATTCccaattgaaaaaataaataaataaaatcaaacttgAGTTCGCCATTTGATACAGTGAACTGTATGATTATTTTTTGCATCGTCTAacccaggggtctccaatcttatcctaaaagggccggcgtgggtgcaggtttttgttttaacccagcagtaacacacctgattatactaatgaactaatcgtggtctttaatcaagacctagatgagtagaatcagctgtcttagtcctgtgctaaaacaacaacctgcacacacaccggccctttctggataagattggagacccctggtcaAACCTCTTGGTTGCAATCA containing:
- the scarb2a gene encoding lysosome membrane protein 2a isoform X2 gives rise to the protein MTRRSCAIYATGIVCAHLLIVGIALVVAQVFQTLIHNRLKKEMTLTEGSRVFDSWKDPPVPVYMQYFFFNVTNPEVFLAGGKAALTQIGPYTYREYRPRENVTFLENGTKLSALNPKSFVFQPEMSVGDPEVDLIRTINIPVVAVMDQMQSYSFLLSTFVSMWMNSIGVDLFMTRTVQEVLWGFEDPLLSRIHRLKPDVDAYFGLMYKKNGTDEGEFVFLTGEQDYMDYGRIDTWNGLSKMTWWSSNQSNMINGTDGSAFHPLLSKNELLYIFAADLCRSIHLGFEADVEVKGIPAYRFAPPKDVLASPEDNPANAGFCVPAGQCLSTGVLKVSVCRQGAPIVVSFPHFYQADSKYINAFEGLSPNKEDHETYLDLNPTTGIPIRACKRAQLNVLLNRISGFPKTKHLQETIFPIMFVNETVVIDDESAAQMRTLLLIVTLVSNLPLLIVGMGALLLIVLVILVCRSRQKKTTAKEDTAYTQVSDKAEDHPDNHGGQQMRNGSYIAMSPVEAQKC
- the scarb2a gene encoding lysosome membrane protein 2a isoform X1 translates to MTRRSCAIYATGIVCAHLLIVGIALVVAQVFQTLIHNRLKKEMTLTEGSRVFDSWKDPPVPVYMQYFFFNVTNPEVFLAGGKAALTQIGPYTYREYRPRENVTFLENGTKLSALNPKSFVFQPEMSVGDPEVDLIRTINIPVVAVMDQMQSYSFLLSTFVSMWMNSIGVDLFMTRTVQEVLWGFEDPLLSRIHRLKPDVDAYFGLMYKKNGTDEGEFVFLTGEQDYMDYGRIDTWNGLSKMTWWSSNQSNMINGTDGSAFHPLLSKNELLYIFAADLCRSIHLGFEADVEVKGIPAYRFAPPKDVLASPEDNPANAGFCVPAGQCLSTGVLKVSVCRQGAPIVVSFPHFYQADSKYINAFEGLSPNKEDHETYLDLNPTTGIPIRACKRAQLNVLLNRISGFPKTKHLQETIFPIMFVNETVVIDDESAAQMRTLLLIVTLVSNLPLLIVGMGALLLIVLVILVCRSRQKKNEVKRIDFTEAFHSFTTTAKEDTAYTQVSDKAEDHPDNHGGQQMRNGSYIAMSPVEAQKC